A stretch of the Leguminivora glycinivorella isolate SPB_JAAS2020 chromosome 2, LegGlyc_1.1, whole genome shotgun sequence genome encodes the following:
- the LOC125238656 gene encoding uncharacterized protein LOC125238656 translates to MEGLRCVQINLQHNKAATALLARQLKSDKFDIALIQEPYIYKGEIRGLNGTGGTILYICPESNTRTCIYVKTGIDAMLLNAFCSRDLTTVKILNKGGGKALVISSAYLPYEAADPITTQLRDLADYGSRANTDLIIGCDANAHHVIWGSSDVNRRGEKVLEFLVSSSLQLLNKGNEPTFVNARRGEVIDITLASNNASNKVSSWHVSGEISLSDHRYICFRYTTKIKVEVILKRNPRNTNWLSFKDDLKADLGNPNGKLNSITDIELEADKIGQAVHTAWTNNCPEKKILAKKVPWWNPEIAKLRKETRAVFNDAKRSNDFELYARKLTEYSKAVRKAKRKAWKNHCDQIGSIPEGMRLTKALATTKSVPLTSIRRSDGGMTETGLETLKA, encoded by the coding sequence ATGGAGGGGCTAAGGTGTGTACAAATAAACTTACAACACAATAAGGCCGCCACTGCCCTTCTGGCTAGGCAGCTAAAAAGCGACAAGTTCGACATTGCTCTTATTCAAGAACCATATATTTACAAGGGAGAGATAAGAGGCTTAAATGGTACTGGCGGGACGATACTGTATATCTGCCCCGAGAGTAATACGAGGACATGTATTTATGTTAAAACCGGCATTGATGCTATGCTTCTAAATGCTTTCTGTTCCAGGGATCTGACCACGGTCAAGATCCTGAATAAAGGGGGGGGTAAGGCACTAGTCATCTCATCAGCCTACCTTCCCTACGAGGCGGCGGATCCCATCACCACACAACTGCGGGATCTTGCTGACTACGGCAGCCGGGCGAACACTGACCTGATCATCGGCTGCGATGCGAACGCACACCACGTCATCTGGGGAAGCTCGGATGTCAACAGAAGAGGAGAGAAGGTACTGGAATTCCTGGTAAGCTCTTCACTACAACTCTTAAATAAAGGCAATGAGCCGACATTCGTCAATGCTAGGCGAGGTGAGGTCATTGATATAACGCTAGCGTCCAACAACGCAAGTAATAAAGTTAGTTCATGGCATGTCTCTGGGGAGATTTCTTTATCGGACCATAGATATATATGCTTTAGGTATACCACTAAAATCAAAGTAGAAGTTATACTAAAACGGAATCCCAGGAATACCAACTGGTTATCGTTCAAGGATGACCTTAAGGCGGACCTGGGAAACCCCAATGGTAAGCTAAACTCTATTACTGACATAGAACTTGAAGCTGACAAAATAGGGCAAGCCGTCCATACGGCTTGGACAAATAACTGCCCGGAAAAGAAAATCCTGGCGAAGAAGGTACCCTGGTGGAATCCGGAGATAGCAAAACTCAGGAAAGAAACTAGGGCTGTCTTCAACGATGCCAAAAGAAGTAATGATTTTGAGCTCTACGCGCGAAAACTCACAGAGTATAGCAAGGCAGTGAGGAAAGCGAAAAGGAAAGCGTGGAAAAACCACTGCGATCAAATCGGTTCCATTCCGGAAGGCATGAGACTCACGAAGGCACTAGCCACAACGAAGTCAGTCCCACTCACCTCTATTAGAAGGAGTGATGGTGGAATGACTGAAACGGGGCTAGAGACCCTCAAG